Proteins encoded in a region of the Planococcus citri chromosome 1, ihPlaCitr1.1, whole genome shotgun sequence genome:
- the LOC135832815 gene encoding venom serine carboxypeptidase-like, whose protein sequence is MYQLLSFLFVLPIFVDNPASGYVPSKECGEPLILTPLIKKGEINLAREKSYVKPLLPNIFSHSGFLTVNESTNSNLFFWFFKQSSSEWSSRPVILWLQGGPGSSSLFGLFTENGPFQVKKGKLVESKYSWIKLYNVLYIDNPIGTGFSFTTDYYVTTEQEVGQHLFDALIQFFTLFPELRKNKFIISGESYAGKYLPALGYAIYKGNPKASNSINLQGIFVGNGWTDPENMQDYATHLHRLGLIDRKQKLIVQQYEEDAKILIRNALWGNATNAWSEALESFLKFSNFSCVYDYTRENYCGGHSYFDIINTDEFRKAIHVGQTDYKGWSKEVHLHLGDDMGKSIRPQIEELLEEYPIMFFSGQLDIIVAHYLTSNFINQLHWSGADEYSEAKRNMWYVNDHLAGYYKTYGNLKEALVRNAGHMVPSKRPLFLLDLLGKFVDGEI, encoded by the coding sequence ATGTATCAATTATTATCGTTTCTATTCGTACTGCCTATTTTCGTGGACAATCCTGCTTCGGGGTATGTGCCATCAAAAGAATGCGGCGAACCATTAATTCTAACCCCTTTGATAAAAAAAGGAGAAATCAACTTAGCCAGAGAAAAATCATACGTGAAACCTCTGCTTCCTAACATCTTCAGCCACTCCGGATTTTTAACGGTAAACGAAAGTACAAATTCCAATTTattcttttggttttttaaacaaTCGAGTTCAGAATGGTCATCACGTCCAGTGATACTCTGGTTACAAGGCGGTCCAGGATCAAGTTCTCTTTTCGgactttttactgaaaatggtccttttcaagtgaaaaaaggTAAATTGGTGGAAAGCAAGTATTCGTGGATCAAGCTGTATAATGTATTGTACATCGATAATCCTATCGGTACAGGGTTCAGCTTCACCACTGATTATTACGTCACAACTGAACAAGAAGTTGGTCAACATTTATTTGACGCCCTAATTCAGTTTTTCACTCTGTTTCCAGAACTTCGTAAAAATAAGTTCATCATATCCGGAGAATCATACGCTGGTAAATATCTTCCAGCTTTAGGGTATGCAATATACAAAGGAAATCCAAAGGCATCGAATTCCATAAATTTACAAGGTATTTTCGTCGGAAATGGATGGACTGATCCAGAGAATATGCAGGATTACGCCACACATCTGCATAGACTAGGGTTAATTGATCGCAAACAGAAATTAATTGTGCAACAGTACGAAGAAGATGCAAAGATACTGATTCGGAATGCCTTATGGGGTAATGCTACAAATGCTTGGAGTGAAGCTCTggaatcttttttaaaattctccaatttCTCTTGTGTGTATGATTACACTCGAGAGAACTATTGCGGAGGTCATTCTTATTTTGATATCATAAACACTGATGAATTCAGAAAAGCTATTCACGTAGGACAAACAGATTACAAGGGCTGGTCTAAGGAAGTTCACCTACACCTAGGAGATGATATGGGTAAAAGTATTAGGCCACAAATAGAAGAATTATTGGAAGAGTATCCAATAATGTTTTTCAGTGGTCAGTTGGATATTATTGTAGCACATTACCTGACCTCTAATTTCATCAACCAGTTGCATTGGAGTGGAGCTGATGAATACAGTGAAGCGAAAAGAAATATGTGGTACGTCAACGATCATTTAGCCGGATATTACAAGACTTACGGGAATTTAAAGGAAGCTTTGGTCCGTAATGCTGGACATATGGTTCCTTCAAAACGTCCTTTGTTCTTATTAGATTTGCTGGGAAAATTTGTcgatggtgaaatttga